One window of uncultured Trichococcus sp. genomic DNA carries:
- a CDS encoding ATP-binding cassette domain-containing protein: MSIIVVKDLKYRYPDTTKLALDGISFSVEEGEFIGLIGRNTAGKSTLCYALSGLVPHFFKGAYGGSVEIAGLDVRTTDVSEVTAAAGLVFENPFSQITGSRFTVYEEIAFGLENMGLPRDEIIKRIEESLDLLDIRKVKDKNPFDLSGGQMQRVALAGVVAMKPKVLVLDEPTSQLDPQGSEEVFKVVENLTKEGITIIMAEQKMEKIAQYADRVLLLDNAKLIAYDTPEAVFSREDLASLGVQPPAVTAIARHLNKRKSNGHYPVELDELKGLLAEEGVPHE, encoded by the coding sequence ATGAGCATCATAGTAGTGAAGGATCTGAAATATCGCTATCCCGACACGACCAAATTGGCGTTGGACGGCATCAGTTTTTCGGTCGAGGAGGGGGAATTCATCGGCCTGATCGGAAGGAACACCGCCGGCAAATCGACATTGTGCTATGCGCTGAGCGGCTTGGTGCCGCACTTCTTCAAAGGGGCTTACGGCGGATCGGTGGAGATAGCGGGATTGGATGTGCGCACGACGGATGTGAGTGAAGTCACTGCTGCAGCAGGCTTGGTTTTCGAAAATCCGTTCTCGCAGATCACCGGCTCGCGGTTTACGGTATATGAAGAAATCGCCTTTGGTCTGGAGAACATGGGGCTGCCGCGCGACGAAATCATCAAGCGGATCGAAGAGAGCTTGGACTTGCTGGACATCCGCAAAGTGAAGGACAAAAACCCGTTCGACCTTTCCGGCGGGCAAATGCAGCGGGTGGCGCTCGCCGGCGTGGTCGCAATGAAGCCGAAAGTGCTGGTTTTGGATGAACCCACTTCGCAACTGGATCCGCAAGGGTCAGAGGAGGTCTTTAAGGTTGTGGAGAACCTTACGAAAGAAGGCATCACGATCATCATGGCCGAGCAGAAAATGGAAAAAATCGCGCAATATGCCGACCGGGTCTTGCTGTTGGACAATGCAAAATTGATCGCTTATGACACACCCGAAGCGGTTTTTTCACGCGAGGACTTGGCGTCTCTGGGAGTGCAGCCGCCAGCCGTGACCGCGATCGCCCGCCATCTGAACAAGCGGAAGTCCAACGGCCATTACCCTGTGGAATTGGACGAACTGAAAGGTTTGCTTGCGGAAGAAGGCGTTCCGCATGAATAA
- a CDS encoding nucleoside phosphorylase encodes MGQTLQAHIQLPADLDVKYALLPGDPARVERAKRLLEDPVDLAFNREYKSVLGAYQGMKVIVISSGIGGPSTAIAIEELAKIGIEGIIRIGSCGSLHPAVHLGDVIIATAAVRDDGASKAYVDSAYPAVADLDLLMHLRSIAERERIPHRLGIVRSHDSFYTAREAQLTAYWSGNCIIGSDMETATLFVVGALRGLKTASLLNVVVGPEDGMAEGVRQFVSGEAATKQGEQNQIKLALSAFHAWHQAKGGK; translated from the coding sequence ATGGGACAAACATTGCAGGCGCACATTCAATTGCCAGCCGATTTGGATGTGAAATATGCGCTGTTGCCGGGTGATCCAGCCCGCGTGGAAAGAGCGAAACGGCTGTTGGAGGACCCTGTCGATTTGGCGTTCAACCGTGAGTACAAGAGTGTTCTGGGGGCTTATCAAGGAATGAAGGTGATCGTCATTTCCTCCGGGATCGGCGGGCCATCCACGGCGATAGCCATCGAAGAGTTGGCAAAGATCGGAATAGAAGGCATCATCCGCATCGGCAGCTGCGGATCCCTGCATCCGGCAGTGCATTTGGGCGATGTGATCATCGCGACGGCAGCGGTCCGGGATGATGGCGCCAGCAAGGCCTATGTCGATTCCGCATATCCCGCCGTTGCCGATCTGGATTTGCTGATGCATCTGCGGTCAATCGCAGAAAGGGAGCGGATTCCTCATCGTTTGGGGATTGTCCGCAGCCATGACAGTTTCTACACTGCCCGTGAAGCGCAACTTACTGCTTATTGGAGCGGCAACTGCATCATCGGGTCGGATATGGAGACAGCCACGTTGTTTGTTGTTGGGGCGCTGAGGGGATTGAAGACCGCATCATTGCTGAATGTCGTCGTCGGTCCGGAAGACGGGATGGCGGAAGGCGTCCGCCAATTCGTTTCCGGAGAAGCAGCTACCAAGCAAGGGGAACAGAATCAGATCAAACTGGCACTATCCGCTTTCCATGCATGGCATCAGGCAAAAGGAGGAAAATAA
- a CDS encoding energy-coupling factor transporter transmembrane component T: MDAMTLYVPRNSPIHRLDPLTKMLYVVVSIAAAYLLDDLWEVGAVMLTSLGILLVGKVFRNIMPVIALSFLLILSIVIVQGFFNPANETLLYELGPIKFYKEGLFIALRLTMRVINMVCAFGVLVLTTSPTELVERLQQKGMSPKIGYVILSVLQIIPQLRVTYGKIQDAQRSRGMETEGSLFVRIKAFFPLLGPVILNALNDTRERAIALDVRGFDRDTPKSYLNESKSYRYSTLLNILLLVILAGLIVWRLMG; this comes from the coding sequence ATGGATGCAATGACATTGTATGTGCCGCGCAACTCGCCGATTCATCGTTTGGATCCGTTGACGAAGATGCTTTATGTCGTCGTGAGCATTGCTGCGGCCTATCTATTGGATGATTTATGGGAAGTCGGGGCAGTCATGCTGACCAGCTTGGGCATTTTGTTGGTGGGGAAAGTTTTCCGCAACATTATGCCGGTGATTGCGCTCAGTTTTTTATTGATTTTGTCGATCGTCATTGTGCAGGGGTTTTTCAATCCGGCCAATGAAACGTTGCTTTATGAATTGGGTCCGATAAAGTTCTATAAAGAGGGGCTGTTTATCGCTTTGCGTCTGACCATGCGCGTCATCAATATGGTCTGCGCCTTTGGGGTATTGGTGCTGACGACTTCGCCGACGGAACTTGTCGAACGGCTGCAGCAGAAAGGCATGTCGCCGAAAATCGGCTATGTCATCCTTTCCGTCCTGCAGATCATCCCGCAGCTTCGGGTCACGTACGGCAAAATCCAGGATGCGCAACGGTCGCGCGGGATGGAGACTGAGGGCAGCCTGTTTGTCAGGATAAAGGCATTTTTCCCGTTATTGGGACCGGTCATACTGAACGCATTGAACGACACCCGGGAACGGGCGATTGCACTCGATGTCCGCGGGTTCGACAGGGACACGCCGAAAAGCTATCTGAATGAATCGAAGTCCTATCGTTACAGTACCTTGCTGAATATCCTGCTGTTGGTGATTCTGGCCGGGTTGATAGTCTGGAGGTTGATGGGATGA
- a CDS encoding MATE family efflux transporter: MQELKGSRMGTEKIPKLMRELAIPSIVAQVINILYNIVDRMYIGHIPEVGAIALTGLGISAPLVLIIAAFSSFAGGGGAPLAAIALGKNDKVEAEKILGNAFSMLTLMAVVLTIIFTLIKEPLLYLFGASDVTFNYANDYTSIYIMGTIFVQYALGLNLFITSQGKTKNAMFSVLIGALANIILDPIFIFVFGMGVKGAAFATVISQTMSALYVLRFLTSEHSLIRIRKKNMGLEFGLLKRIVSLGISPFIMQATESAIVIVFNTGLLKYGGDLYVGSMTIMQSIMQLLTVPVQGFTQGVQPIISYNYGAGNFKRVRETVRHSMKVTVGLTASYFLLVLFVPGLFARIFTTNPDLLALVTRVLPIYMGGMWLFGVQMSAQMFFVGVGEAKKSLFIALLRKVIILIPLAFILPNYLDVMGIYYSEPIADILSATTSGVLLYMTLRNLPK; the protein is encoded by the coding sequence ATGCAAGAATTGAAAGGATCCCGGATGGGAACGGAGAAAATCCCTAAATTGATGAGGGAGCTGGCCATACCGAGCATCGTTGCCCAAGTCATCAATATCCTGTATAACATTGTGGATAGGATGTACATCGGCCATATCCCGGAAGTTGGGGCTATTGCGTTAACCGGCTTAGGCATCAGTGCCCCACTTGTACTGATCATTGCTGCTTTCAGTAGCTTTGCCGGGGGTGGTGGTGCTCCATTGGCGGCCATTGCATTAGGGAAAAACGACAAAGTTGAAGCTGAAAAGATTCTCGGCAATGCTTTTTCGATGCTGACGCTGATGGCAGTCGTTTTGACCATTATCTTCACTTTGATTAAGGAGCCATTATTATATTTATTCGGTGCCAGCGACGTCACCTTCAACTATGCGAATGACTACACGTCAATTTATATAATGGGCACGATTTTTGTGCAATATGCATTGGGATTGAATCTTTTTATAACCAGTCAAGGAAAAACAAAGAACGCCATGTTTTCAGTGCTGATTGGCGCTTTGGCCAATATCATCCTGGATCCGATTTTTATTTTCGTTTTTGGTATGGGTGTTAAAGGTGCCGCGTTCGCTACGGTTATTTCCCAAACTATGAGCGCGCTTTACGTCCTCCGATTCCTGACTTCCGAGCATTCGCTTATCCGGATCCGCAAGAAGAATATGGGTCTGGAATTCGGACTGCTAAAGAGAATCGTTTCCTTGGGGATTTCGCCATTCATCATGCAGGCGACGGAAAGCGCGATTGTGATTGTTTTCAACACGGGGCTGCTGAAGTATGGTGGTGATCTTTACGTCGGTTCCATGACGATCATGCAAAGCATCATGCAGTTGCTGACAGTGCCTGTGCAAGGATTTACGCAAGGTGTTCAACCCATCATCAGCTATAATTATGGAGCGGGAAATTTCAAGCGTGTGCGAGAAACGGTGCGCCATTCCATGAAGGTCACAGTTGGACTTACTGCCTCCTACTTTTTATTGGTGCTGTTCGTGCCGGGTCTGTTCGCGCGCATCTTTACGACAAATCCGGATTTGTTGGCTTTGGTCACTCGTGTTCTGCCGATCTACATGGGCGGAATGTGGCTGTTCGGAGTGCAGATGAGCGCGCAAATGTTCTTTGTCGGTGTAGGGGAGGCAAAAAAATCACTTTTCATTGCCCTGTTGCGCAAAGTGATCATCCTGATTCCGTTGGCGTTTATTTTACCCAACTATCTTGATGTGATGGGAATTTATTACTCGGAACCGATAGCGGATATCCTGTCTGCGACAACATCCGGTGTACTTTTATATATGACTTTGAGGAATTTGCCGAAGTGA
- a CDS encoding CidA/LrgA family protein, giving the protein MHYLKQFTVIIAISSLSELLAIFIPLPIPASIYGMSLLFLLLMTGMLKLKQVESAANLLLGIMPALFVVSGAGLITSYGQIAENFLSWVAVNIGSTIVILATTGLLAQGLIRRKKAKEAGGND; this is encoded by the coding sequence ATGCATTATTTAAAACAATTTACCGTCATCATTGCAATTTCGTCCTTAAGCGAATTGCTGGCCATCTTCATTCCGCTGCCCATTCCGGCCAGCATCTACGGCATGTCGCTGCTGTTCCTGTTGCTGATGACGGGCATGCTGAAGCTCAAGCAAGTGGAAAGTGCCGCCAATCTGCTGTTAGGCATCATGCCTGCTCTGTTCGTTGTGAGCGGTGCTGGGCTCATCACTTCCTACGGACAGATCGCCGAAAACTTCCTCAGCTGGGTAGCCGTCAACATCGGCTCCACCATCGTGATTTTGGCGACGACCGGGCTTTTGGCGCAGGGATTGATAAGACGGAAGAAAGCAAAGGAGGCTGGCGGGAATGATTGA
- a CDS encoding DUF2294 domain-containing protein, translating into MTYTGSSMTKGQIESKLSEAISKFEVEQMGRGPEKIRTVIFQDLILIRLKGFLSISEKNLARNPGGIQLIKNARTALFENAREELEATIKTVIDVNIVSTYSDVSTKTGEKIIAIVIDQDIESLMK; encoded by the coding sequence ATGACCTACACTGGAAGTTCAATGACAAAAGGACAAATCGAATCGAAATTGAGCGAAGCGATCAGTAAGTTTGAAGTTGAACAAATGGGTAGAGGTCCAGAGAAAATCAGGACCGTCATCTTTCAGGATTTGATCCTGATAAGACTCAAAGGTTTCTTGAGTATATCTGAAAAAAACCTGGCCAGAAACCCAGGGGGAATCCAGCTGATAAAAAATGCTCGGACTGCCTTGTTTGAGAACGCTCGGGAAGAACTTGAAGCAACAATTAAAACAGTGATTGACGTAAATATCGTAAGTACCTATTCCGATGTCAGCACCAAGACGGGTGAAAAAATCATCGCAATAGTTATAGATCAAGATATCGAAAGTTTGATGAAGTAG
- a CDS encoding carbon starvation CstA family protein, translating into MLTLLGGITLLILGYFTYGRYIEKNFSIDPDRKTPAEALKDGYDFVPMSKSKNAIIELLNIAGTGPIFGPIMGALYGPVAYIWIVVGCIFGGAVHDYMIGMISLRNDGAHLPELTSKYLGKPVKHIVNIFAMLLLLLVATVFVISPANLIASITPDWMTIGMITLLIFAYYLISTVLPIDKAMGKVYPWFGAILIISTVAIGISLLTGGHNLPELTMGAMQNFHPKGTPIFPALFFTISCGAISGFHATQAPMVSRTSTNEREGRFLFYGMMIAEGVIAMIWAGASMALFDGQTLSQMIDAGTPSAVVNQVSTLLLGNVFGTVAIMGVIVLPISSGLSAFRSLRTILADYMNIKQDSMKKILMLTIPLFVISFFLTKVDFNLIWRYFNWANQVTAVIALLMSTRYLYLKNKNYLVTLLPATFMLYACVVYILSEPIGFRMGLQTATYLVGLVATVAILVLYWTTGVKQKAALDPEAELLNDQLPIGTFASAGTVPAAVAAE; encoded by the coding sequence ATGCTTACATTACTTGGAGGAATCACCTTACTGATTCTGGGCTACTTTACCTATGGTCGCTACATCGAAAAGAACTTTTCCATCGATCCGGACCGGAAGACCCCCGCAGAAGCACTGAAGGACGGATATGACTTTGTCCCGATGTCAAAATCGAAAAATGCCATCATTGAATTGCTGAACATTGCCGGAACGGGTCCTATTTTCGGGCCGATTATGGGAGCGCTTTACGGTCCGGTCGCCTATATCTGGATCGTCGTCGGCTGTATCTTCGGAGGAGCCGTCCACGATTATATGATCGGGATGATTTCCTTGCGGAACGACGGTGCCCATTTGCCGGAATTGACCAGCAAATATTTGGGCAAACCGGTCAAGCACATCGTCAACATATTCGCCATGCTGCTGTTGCTGTTGGTTGCAACCGTGTTTGTCATTTCGCCGGCCAACCTGATCGCCAGCATCACACCTGATTGGATGACGATCGGGATGATTACGTTGCTGATTTTTGCTTACTATCTCATCTCGACAGTCCTGCCGATCGACAAGGCGATGGGGAAAGTATACCCATGGTTTGGCGCAATCCTGATCATCAGTACAGTAGCTATCGGCATCAGTTTGTTGACGGGTGGTCATAACCTGCCTGAATTGACGATGGGCGCTATGCAGAACTTCCATCCGAAAGGCACGCCGATTTTCCCGGCTTTGTTCTTCACGATTTCTTGCGGTGCCATTTCCGGATTCCATGCGACCCAAGCGCCGATGGTTTCCCGGACGTCGACGAACGAGCGGGAAGGCCGCTTCCTTTTCTACGGCATGATGATCGCTGAGGGCGTCATAGCCATGATCTGGGCTGGAGCTTCCATGGCTTTGTTCGATGGCCAAACATTGAGCCAAATGATCGATGCCGGTACGCCATCAGCTGTCGTCAACCAAGTTTCGACGCTGTTGTTGGGCAATGTTTTCGGTACGGTCGCCATCATGGGCGTCATCGTCCTGCCGATTTCTTCAGGCCTCTCCGCCTTCAGAAGTCTGCGCACGATTTTGGCTGATTACATGAACATCAAACAGGATTCGATGAAAAAGATCCTGATGCTGACGATTCCGCTGTTTGTCATCTCTTTCTTCCTGACGAAAGTGGATTTCAACTTGATCTGGAGATACTTCAATTGGGCGAACCAAGTCACAGCCGTCATCGCTTTGCTGATGTCGACGCGTTACTTGTATTTGAAGAATAAAAATTACTTGGTCACTTTATTGCCTGCGACCTTCATGCTCTATGCCTGCGTCGTCTATATCCTGAGCGAGCCGATCGGGTTCCGGATGGGGCTGCAGACCGCCACTTACTTGGTAGGTCTGGTAGCGACCGTAGCGATCCTGGTGCTTTACTGGACAACCGGCGTGAAACAGAAAGCCGCATTGGACCCGGAAGCGGAACTGCTGAACGACCAGCTGCCGATCGGAACGTTTGCTTCCGCTGGTACAGTCCCGGCAGCAGTGGCGGCCGAATAA
- a CDS encoding ECF transporter S component: MNAETKRKLSYKLSTASIVLIPIAIGINYLGKYIAGVLRLPLWLDSIGTVLSGMLAGPVIGAASGIINNIIYGVTADPISTVYAVTSAFIGLMAGLFAAKGWFRDIKTVLLAGLIIGVVAATVSTPLNILFWGGQTGNVWGDALYALLISNGQPQWLASFLDSIVVDVPDKLVTVLISYFIFKGLPKKLTNTFLKEGAIEEL, translated from the coding sequence ATGAACGCAGAAACCAAAAGGAAACTGAGTTATAAGTTGTCCACGGCTTCCATCGTCTTGATCCCGATCGCAATCGGAATTAATTATCTCGGCAAATACATCGCGGGCGTATTGCGGTTGCCGCTTTGGTTGGACTCGATCGGGACGGTGTTGTCGGGTATGCTGGCGGGGCCGGTCATCGGTGCCGCTTCCGGGATCATCAACAACATCATCTACGGTGTGACGGCCGATCCGATTTCGACAGTGTACGCAGTCACCAGCGCATTCATCGGGTTGATGGCAGGTCTGTTTGCTGCCAAAGGCTGGTTCAGGGACATCAAGACAGTGCTGTTGGCCGGTTTGATCATCGGTGTGGTTGCGGCGACTGTCTCGACGCCTTTGAACATCCTCTTTTGGGGCGGCCAGACCGGTAATGTCTGGGGGGATGCCCTCTATGCTTTGTTGATTTCGAATGGGCAACCGCAGTGGCTGGCTTCTTTCCTGGACAGCATCGTAGTGGATGTGCCGGATAAACTAGTGACGGTTCTCATCAGTTACTTTATCTTCAAGGGCTTGCCGAAGAAACTTACGAACACTTTCCTGAAGGAAGGCGCGATAGAAGAATTATAG
- a CDS encoding OFA family MFS transporter: MQQKMITEKKRILRGEWLYVFLGLVIMMVLGTVYSWSVFRLPVEELYNVGAAQSGLPYMTALLFYSLFMFLTGRFFKTWSPRATVLVGSLLVSFGWILSAFAPNIQVLTVTYGVISGAGVGIAYGAPLAVVTRWFPEKKGLVIGLVLLGFGLSPLLTAPLARTLVEQYGVTKTFLVLGVVFGMLLPLLSMPFKYPESEGAEGGDSSGSNADARDVTSAEMMKSADFKGLYFNFIIGTMIGLMMIGLTSSIGTELIGMAQKDVVLFISIFAVFNGIGRPVFGWLTDRLSAKTAMLLSYAQIITAAGLMLSAKNGSVGLFAAAFAIFWFNVGGWLAIAPTATNNLYGPKHYSQNYGIVFTAYGIGAVLGVSSSGLLLDTFRNYDYIFYLVIASCLLGSLLTLVIFKGNREYKNEAAAEKHLPDLAGRNSSR, from the coding sequence ATGCAACAGAAAATGATAACAGAAAAGAAACGGATACTAAGGGGTGAGTGGCTATACGTATTTTTGGGGTTGGTGATCATGATGGTGCTTGGAACAGTCTATTCCTGGAGCGTTTTTCGTCTGCCTGTGGAGGAATTGTATAATGTGGGGGCTGCTCAAAGTGGCTTGCCATACATGACGGCGCTACTGTTTTATTCCCTGTTCATGTTTTTGACAGGGCGCTTTTTTAAAACATGGAGCCCTCGAGCAACTGTCTTGGTGGGATCTTTGTTGGTTTCATTCGGATGGATTTTATCGGCGTTTGCCCCGAATATTCAAGTATTGACTGTTACCTACGGTGTGATAAGTGGCGCAGGGGTCGGGATAGCTTACGGGGCGCCATTAGCGGTAGTGACCAGATGGTTCCCGGAAAAAAAGGGCCTTGTGATTGGGCTGGTGCTGCTGGGATTCGGACTTTCTCCTTTATTGACGGCACCGTTGGCCCGAACATTGGTTGAACAATACGGAGTGACGAAAACATTCCTCGTGTTGGGAGTTGTTTTTGGAATGCTGCTGCCGTTGCTTTCGATGCCTTTCAAGTATCCCGAAAGCGAGGGTGCTGAAGGAGGGGATTCGTCTGGATCGAATGCGGATGCGCGCGATGTGACCAGCGCTGAAATGATGAAATCCGCTGACTTCAAAGGGTTATACTTCAATTTCATTATCGGAACGATGATTGGACTGATGATGATAGGTTTGACAAGCAGCATCGGCACTGAGCTGATTGGGATGGCGCAAAAGGATGTGGTGCTGTTCATATCTATATTTGCAGTGTTCAACGGCATCGGACGTCCGGTGTTCGGGTGGCTGACGGACAGGCTATCGGCAAAGACAGCCATGCTCCTTTCTTACGCTCAAATCATCACGGCAGCCGGTTTGATGCTGTCGGCAAAAAATGGCAGTGTTGGTTTGTTTGCCGCAGCCTTTGCCATATTTTGGTTCAATGTTGGGGGCTGGTTGGCTATAGCGCCTACTGCAACCAATAATTTGTATGGCCCCAAACACTACAGCCAGAACTATGGCATCGTATTTACCGCATATGGAATAGGCGCAGTGCTGGGAGTGAGCAGTTCAGGGTTACTTCTGGATACTTTCCGGAATTACGACTATATATTCTATCTTGTGATTGCCTCATGTCTGCTGGGCTCGTTGTTGACGCTGGTGATCTTCAAGGGAAATAGGGAGTATAAAAACGAAGCGGCGGCAGAAAAGCATCTGCCTGATTTGGCGGGCCGCAACAGCAGCCGCTAA
- a CDS encoding ABC transporter ATP-binding protein, whose product MNKLEIEKLHFAYDKATPVIKGIDLVLDNRKTAIIGQNGSGKTTFVKLLKGLLRPDSGRILLDGTDLKTLTVAQISKKIGLVFQNPDDQIFKNTVLDEVMVGPLNIGQSQDEARASSRAALAQVELVDVEKVNPYDLNLAQRKMVALASILAMDTPIVIFDEPTMGQDVAGKAIIRKVIEDLQAEGKAVLCILHDMDFAAAVFERVIVFSQGQLLLEGDAREVFSKKELLQQAYLDQPQAMKIAQALGLPGTLLTVEDVEKALEKH is encoded by the coding sequence ATGAATAAACTGGAAATAGAGAAATTGCATTTTGCCTACGATAAAGCGACACCCGTCATAAAAGGCATCGACTTGGTGTTGGACAACCGGAAAACCGCCATCATCGGACAGAACGGCTCTGGGAAAACGACTTTCGTGAAACTGCTGAAGGGGCTATTGCGCCCCGATTCAGGCAGGATTCTGCTGGATGGGACCGACTTAAAAACTTTGACGGTTGCCCAGATTTCCAAGAAAATCGGGCTGGTTTTTCAGAACCCGGATGACCAGATTTTCAAGAATACGGTTTTGGATGAGGTCATGGTCGGTCCGTTGAACATCGGACAGTCGCAGGATGAGGCAAGAGCCAGTTCCCGCGCGGCCTTGGCTCAGGTGGAGTTGGTTGATGTCGAGAAGGTGAATCCTTACGATCTCAATTTAGCGCAAAGAAAAATGGTCGCGTTGGCTTCGATTTTGGCGATGGATACGCCCATCGTCATTTTCGATGAACCCACGATGGGGCAGGATGTGGCCGGTAAAGCAATCATCAGAAAAGTGATCGAAGATCTGCAGGCAGAAGGGAAAGCCGTGCTGTGCATTCTCCATGACATGGACTTTGCGGCTGCCGTTTTTGAACGCGTCATCGTCTTCAGTCAAGGACAATTGCTGCTCGAAGGCGATGCAAGGGAAGTCTTCAGCAAGAAGGAACTTCTGCAGCAAGCCTATCTGGATCAGCCTCAAGCCATGAAAATCGCACAGGCTTTGGGCCTCCCGGGAACTCTGTTGACAGTAGAAGACGTGGAGAAAGCTTTGGAGAAACACTGA
- a CDS encoding MarR family winged helix-turn-helix transcriptional regulator, whose amino-acid sequence MKEKKNLLISLSKLSKIYRAEVKTEMSDSDFSPNELDLITFLSNNEMDTSKEIADSLGLSKSLIARSVDSLVAKSYLETRVDEGDRRYIHLVLTDQAKPIADRLRNRRKQFIASMTEGVSQEQFAQFEQTLEKMIANVERKKEE is encoded by the coding sequence ATGAAAGAAAAGAAAAACCTGCTGATCAGCCTGTCGAAGCTGTCGAAAATTTACCGGGCAGAAGTGAAGACAGAGATGTCCGATTCGGATTTTTCTCCGAATGAGTTGGATCTGATCACCTTTTTGTCAAATAACGAAATGGACACCTCCAAAGAAATAGCAGATTCCTTGGGATTATCAAAGTCTTTGATTGCCAGGTCAGTCGATTCGCTTGTCGCGAAAAGTTACTTGGAGACAAGGGTAGATGAAGGAGATCGTCGTTACATTCATCTAGTATTGACTGATCAGGCCAAGCCGATAGCGGACCGATTGCGGAATCGCCGAAAACAGTTTATCGCGTCGATGACGGAAGGGGTCAGTCAAGAACAATTCGCACAGTTTGAGCAGACCCTTGAAAAAATGATAGCGAATGTGGAACGGAAAAAGGAGGAGTGA
- a CDS encoding LrgB family protein — protein MIDHLLETTKYLGLFISLGAFMIGLKLNKKYPYAFMNPLLIGTILVIGLILGLDIEVANFQKSAQILSDLLTPATICLAVPVYRQFKILRENSWVVLISCLAGMISGLVTIIGWALILQMSEITTLSTLARSITMAIALDTTELIGGVAGIIVAGVIFAGIFGTVVSSMIFRIFRIEEPIAKGLALGAASHAMGTAESLKSSELQGAMSSLAMVVSGVVMVGLIPLAALFVQ, from the coding sequence ATGATTGATCATCTATTGGAAACGACAAAATATCTCGGATTGTTCATCAGTTTGGGTGCCTTCATGATCGGCTTGAAGCTGAACAAAAAATATCCCTATGCCTTCATGAACCCTTTGCTGATCGGGACGATCCTAGTCATCGGGTTAATCCTTGGGCTGGACATTGAAGTTGCGAATTTTCAAAAAAGTGCGCAAATATTGTCCGATCTCCTGACGCCGGCCACGATTTGCCTGGCTGTTCCGGTCTATAGGCAATTCAAGATTTTGCGCGAGAACAGCTGGGTCGTATTGATCAGTTGTTTGGCGGGGATGATAAGCGGTCTGGTCACGATCATCGGCTGGGCTCTGATCCTTCAGATGAGCGAAATCACGACCCTTTCCACCTTGGCGCGCTCGATCACGATGGCCATCGCGCTGGATACGACCGAACTGATCGGCGGGGTCGCCGGCATCATAGTGGCTGGCGTCATCTTCGCCGGCATTTTCGGGACGGTGGTTTCCAGCATGATTTTCAGAATTTTCAGGATCGAAGAACCAATCGCGAAAGGGTTGGCCTTGGGTGCGGCTTCCCACGCCATGGGGACGGCCGAATCCTTGAAATCAAGCGAGCTTCAGGGTGCCATGAGCAGCTTGGCAATGGTCGTTTCCGGTGTCGTGATGGTCGGCTTGATTCCACTTGCGGCACTGTTCGTTCAGTAA